Part of the Lujinxingia vulgaris genome is shown below.
GTTTTATGCTCATCGCTCACCTCCCACCACGGCTTCGTAGTCACTCAAAGGGCGAAGCAGGGCATAACGCCGCTGCTCACGCTCCGGTGCGGGCTCGGCCGGGGTGTTGGCGAGGGCGCGATCGATGAGATCCTGACGCCCTCGGACCACGCCGTCGAGATGGCCGGGCTCGATGATGCGCGCATCTCGGCCCCGGCCCCGCCGATGCGTGGCGAGCGGCTCGTTGTTGAGGTAGAGCCGGACCTCCTCATCGGTGACGATCACCTCCACGGTGCGCCCCAGATGGCGCCAGGGCACGCTGTAATGGTTGGTGTCCACCTCCACCGTCGCATCTGACTTGACTCGCCTGCGAAGCTCGCGCCGGGCGGTGTAACGAGGGTGTTCGCCGGGGGGGCGCAGGGCCTGTTTCTCCTCGCGCTCAAAGCGGTCGATAGGACGCTCCTTGACGGTGTCGTGGATGCGCTTGTCAGCAACTTCCCGCATCCACCACTGAAGGTGGGCCTCCAGCGCAGACCAGGATTCAAAGGAGCGGCCGGCGATGGCGTTTCGTTTAACATACTGCACCATCCGCTCGTCTTTGCCTTTGGTTCGTGCCCGGTAAGGCGCGCAGGCCCTCGGGCGCACTCCCCAGTGACGGCAAAAATCCTCCAGTCCCCGGGTAAACTCCACACGCCCCTGAGCCACGTCGTGGATCTTGACCAGCGGCGAGGCGTTGTCGATCAGAAGCTCCTGGGGGACACCTCCGAAGTGGTGAAACGAGGACTCAATAGCCTCCAACCACTGAGAAAGGCGCTGACAGCCAAACGCCTGCACGAAGGTGCGACGGCTATAGCCCAGCGTCAGCACACAGAGCTGAACGCTCTTTGGCTCGCCACCGACCTCGACTTTGATCGTGCCAAAGTCGACCTGAAGCTGCTTTCCAGGCGGGGTCTCAAAGCGAACCGTGGCTTTTGCCTCCGCCACCAGCTCCTGGCGAAAGGGTGCCACCGCGCGCTGCACCGTGCGCAGGCTGACCGAGATGTCGTGCTTGCTCTCCAGCTCCTGGCGCACCACATCGGCGTTTCCCTTATGGAGCAAAAAGCGCTCCCTGAGCCACCCCTCCAATTCCTGGAGCGTGCGCTTACGCGCGGGCTTCTTGTAAGCCACATAGCCCCCCTCACGAAGGTACCTCTTCACCGTATTACGACTGATCTTGAGCTCGCGGGCAATACGTCGGCTGCCCCATCCGAGCATGTGGAGCCGCACCATCGCGGCGACATCGTCGGGCGTCATCATCTCGTTGCCTCCTTGGAACCGGGCAACGAAAGGGTACTTCTGGTGTAGGTCCTGCATCGATCATCCTCCTGACGAGAGGGGGGTCAGTTCTTGGTGTCGTCAGGGGGTCAGTTTTTCATGTCGTCTAACAGCCAGCCCGGGGGGAGAGAAAGGGCATCCGGAAGAGGCTGAATAGGGCCCATTGATATCTTCCAAGCAACATCAACGCTCCGCGAGCTACGAGCTACCTGGACGAGCACGAGCTACCCGTACGAGCACGAGCTACCAGTACGAGTACGAGCTACCCGTACAAGTACGAGCTACCCGTACGAGTACGAGCTACCCGTACAAGTACGAGCTACCAGGAGGTTGAACCCCCACACGCCCCGCCCCCTACAATCCACAGTTTTCAATTCACTCCAAATCCCCCCCACAAAACGCCTTAAAACCCCGCCCCTCCCCACCACCGCCCTTGACACCCAGCCCCCCAATCGCTCGAATGACGCGTGAACGCGCCCCGCGCCCCACTTCCCAACGATCTCCGCGAGCCATCGAGGCCTCCATGACCACCCACGTTGAATTCTGGCTTAACGACCGACGCGTCATCACCGACGTCCCCGACGGGATGCTGGTGTTGGACTACCTGCGCAAAGACCGCCTGCTGACGGGCACCAAAGAGGGGTGCAAGGAAGGCGACTGCGGGGCCTGCTCCATTCTGATTGGCGAGGTGGTCGAGGGGGTGATGCGCTACCAGCCGGTCACGAGCTGCCTGACACCGGTCGGTGAGATGCATGGGAAGCATGTGGTGTCGATCGAGGGGTTGAACCTTCCGGGCAAGCTGAATCCCGTGCAGCAGGCGATGGTCGATCGCGTGGGTTCGCAGTGCGGGTTCTGCACCCCGGGCTTCATCGTCTCGATGTGCTGGTACATGATGGCCGCGCGCGAGACGCCGACCCTGGAGGGTTTTCAGCGCGCGTTCAGCGGCAACCTCTGCCGGTGCACGGGTTATGCGGCGATCAACCGCGCGAGCCTCGACCTGGTCGAGAACTTCGGGCCGGGCGGCCAGTGGGAGTCGATCTGGCAGGCCGACGATCGCCTGGGCGCGCTGATGGAAGCGGGACTTCTGCCCGGCTATTTTGCCGAGATGCCAAAGCGTCTGGAGGCCATTGGCGATCTGGAGGAGGTGCCCCGCGACGACGCCGACGTCATCGACTTCTTCGTGGCCGGCGGCACGGACCTTTATGTGCAGAAGGGCGAGTTGCTGCCGCGGGCGCAGGTCAAGATTCTGAACCGGCATCCGGAGATGAAGGGGATTCGCAAAGAGGGTGACACGCTGCATATCGGCGCGCTCACCACTTTTGAGGAGTTCGGCGCGTCGGAAGATGTCGTGGCGTTCATTCCGCAGATTCAGGACTATCTGCACCTGATCGCCTCGTTGCCTCTGCGCAACCGGGCGACGATCGCCGGCAATATCATCAACGCGTCGCCCATTGGCGATATGACGGCGATCATGCTCGCGCTGGACACCACGCTCGTCTTCGCCCGCGGTGAGACGACGCGCGAGGTGGAGCTCAAGCGTTTTTATAAAGGTTATAAAACCTTCGATAAGCATCCGGCGGAGGTGATGACCGAGATGGTCCTGAAGGTCCCGGCCGCGGGCACGGGCGTCTATTTTGAAAAAGTCTCCAAGCGCCGCTGCCTGGACATCGCCACGGTCAACAGCGCCGCAAAACTGCGCATCTCCGACGAGGGTGTGGTGGAGGAGGCCAGCCTCACGCTGGGCGGCGTGGCCGCAACCCCGCTCTGGCTGGAGAAGACTGGCGAATTCTTGAACGGTGAAGTGCTCACCGACGCGCTCTGGCGCGAGGCGTTGCGCATCGCCCACACCGAGATGTCACCCATCTCCGATGTGCGCGGGAGCGCCGATTACAAACGCCTGCTCGCCACGCAGCTTCTGACGGCCCACGTGGTCAAGGCCGCGCCCGAGCGCGTGAGCCTCGACGCCATGCTGGCCATCTGACGCGGTTTTTTTGGCCTTTAAGCCCCCCACTTTTGATCCTCTCAGGATCGTTGAAGCATCAAAACGCGCTCCCGGAGCCGACACCATGACCGAAAAACACCTCGACGCTGAGCTTCATACCCGCGGGACCTCCCTCTACGTCGACGACGTGGCGCCGCCGGCTGGCATGCTACACGCCGCCATCTACGGCTCACCGGTTGCCCACGGTCGCGTCAAAGCGCTGCACCTGGATAAGGCCCGACGTGCACCGGGCGTGGTGGCGATTTACACTGGCGAGGACGTGCCCGGCGAAAACCAGATCGGTCCGGTGCTTCTGGATGAGCCGCTGCTCGCCACGGATCTGGTCGAGTACCACGGCCACCCCATGGCGATGGTCGTGGCCGAGACCTCGGAAGACGCGCGCCATGCGCTCACGCTGATCGAGGCGGAGATCGAGCCGCTCAAGGTCATCACCTGCCCGCGCGTGGCGCATGAGGCCGGCCATATCCTGGGCACCCCGCGCACCTTTGCGATGGGAGATACCGCTGCGGCCTTTGCCGACTGCGACATCGTGGTGGAAGGCCGCAGCGACGTGGGCGGCCAGGAGCACCTCTACCTTGAGACGCAGCGCGCCCGCGCCGTGCCCACCGAGGGCGACCGCATCCGCGTGTATTCGTCGACGCAGAGCCCCTACGCCGTGCAGAAAGCCTGCGCGAAGGTCCTGGGGCTTCCCACCCACCGCGTGGAAGTCGACGTGATTCGCCTGGGCGGCGGCTTTGGCGGCAAAGAAGACCAGGCCACCGCCTGGGCGTGTCTTGCCGCGCTGGCCTGCCAGATCACCGGTCGCCCCACCCAGCTTGTGCTGCACCGCCTCGACGATCTGCGCATGACCGGCAAGCGCCATCCCTACAGCGCCGACTACAAGATCGGGCTGAGCAAAGAGGGCAAGATTCTGGCCTTTGAGGTCAAACATTTCCAGAACGCCGGCGCCAAAACCGACCTCTCCCTGGCGGTGCTCGAGCGCACGCTCTTTCACTCCACCAACAGCTACTTCATCCCCAACGTGCGAGCCTACGCCGCAAGTTGCCGCACGAACCTGCCGCCGAACACGGCGTTCCGTGGGTTCGGTGGGCCGCAGGGCATGTTTGTGATCGAGAGCGCGATCGCCCACGCCGCCGAGGTGATGGGCGTCGACCGCTCGGAGCTCCAGAAGAAGAACCTCATTCAAGAAGGTCAGAGCTTCCCCTACGGCCAGCAGGCCGAGCGCGCCCGCGCGCAGCGCACCTGGGACGAGGCTGAAGAGGGTTTTGACGTTGCCGCCTGGCAGAAGGACATCGACGCCTACAACGCCAAACACTCCGCCACCAAAAAGGGACTCGCTGCGATGCCCATCTGCTTTGGCATTTCGTTCACGGCGACCTTCCTCAACCAGGCCTCCGCGCTGATGCACGTCTACACCGACGGCAGCGTCAGCCTCTCCACCGGCGGGGTGGAGATGGGCCAGGGTTTGAGCTCCAAACTTGTGCGCATCGCCGCACAGGCACTGCGAATCAGCCCGCATCGCATCAAGGTGGAGACGACCAACACCACCCGCATCGCCAACATGTCGCCCAGCGCCGCCAGCGCCACCACCGACCTCAACGGCAGCGCCACCATCCTGGCGGCCGAGGAGCTTCGCAGGCGATTCCGCGAGCTGCTGGCCCGCGAGCTTGGTGTGCAAGATCCCGAGAACTTCACGTTTGAGGACGAAAAGGTCTTCTACTGCGACGAGCCCACCGAGTGGACCTGGGAGAAACTCGTCGCCCACGCCTACCTCTCGCGCGTCTCGCTCTCGGCGCACGCCTTCTTCGCCACGCCGAATGTCTGGTTCGATAAGCAAAAAGAGACCGGCCGCCCCTTTGCCTACCACGTCTTCGGCACGGCCTGGACCGAAGTCACCATCGACACGCTGCGCGGCACCTACCACATCGACCGGGTGCGCCTGGTGCACGACCTTGGCCGCACGCTCAACGAGAACGTCGACCTGGGGCAGATCGAAGGCGGCCTGGCCCAGGGCATCGGCTGGATGACCCTCGAAGAACTGGCCTTTGCCGAAGACGGCCGCCTGACCTCCCACGCCCTCTCCACCTACAAGGCTCCCGACGGCGACGCGCTGCCCGACGAGATCGACGTGCGACTTCTCGAAGACGCCGACAACCCGGTGGGTCCCTTCGGCTCGAAGGCCGTCGGTGAGCCGCCGTTGATGTACGGCATCGGCACCTTCTTTGCGCTGCGCGCCGCCCTGCGCGCCGCCGCCCCCGAGGCCGATCTGGCCTTCAACGCCCCGATGACCCCGGAAAAAGTCATGATGCAGCTGCACCACAGCCGCCTGCGCAAGCTCTGGGAGACGCCCCCCACCTCCACCGCCGCTCCCGCGGCAGCCGGGGAGTGAGACTTCGCGACGAGACCCAGACGCCCCTAACCCTCTGAGCGACAAGGACTTTCCGTGCTCAACCCCACTCTGTGGCGATACGTGCTCGCGCGTCTGGAGGCCGGCCAGCCCGTGCATCTGACGCATGTGGGATGGCATAGCCGGCACTCCCCGGGGACGACCGGGGCGAGTCTGGCGGTGGCCGCCGACGGAGCGACGGAGGGCACCATCGGGGGCGGCATCATGGAGGCGGAGCTGATCCAGCGGGCTGTGGCGCTGCTGCAAGGCTGGACGCCGCAGGAGGGGGCGGGGCTGGAGGTGCGGGAGCTGGAGCATCGTCGCAAAGCGACGCGTGGGGAGCGCTCCGGGCTTTTTTGCGCCGGCCAGCAGACCAATCTCTCGTACATTGTGGCGCCGGAGCAGGCCTCGGTGGTGCGCCGGATTCTGGAACTTCTGCAGGCGGATAAGCCCGGGTGGATTGAGGTCGGCTCGCAGGGACTTCGCCTCGATGAGACGACACCGCCCGAGCTTCCGCCGATTCGTTTTGAGCGCCCCACTTCCGACGATGTCTTGCTGCGCGCGCAACTTCTGAATTGGAAACGCATCGCCATCATCGGCGGCGGCCACTGCGGGCTGGCGCTCTCCCGGGTGATGGCGCAGCTCGGCTACGCGGTCACCATCTTCGATACGCGCCACGACGTCTTCACCCTGCAGCAAAACCGCTGGGCAACCCACACCGTGGTCGTCGACGACTACGTCGAGGCCGGCCGGCGCATCCGCCAGCCGGAGTGGACGCACGTGGTGGTCATGAGCGCCGACGTCGACTCCGACATCCGCGGGCTTATCGGCGTTTTGCGCCTCGAAGAAGGGGCCGGCCCCTTCCCCTACGTCGGCGTGATGGGCGCGCCGGCCAAACTCGCCAGGATCCGCAGCGCGCTCAAGGAGGCCGGCGTCGACGAAGACGCCATCGGGAGGCTCTACGCCCCCATCGGCCTGCCGATGACCAGCAACACCCCCGAAGAGATCGCCATCAGCGTAGCCGCCGAGATCTTGCAGGAGCGCGAGCGCCTCTTTCCCTTCACCGCCGCGCCCTCCCCTTAAAATTTAAACGCATGAATCTAAGCTGAGCGCCGGCGCCCTCTTGAGCGCCGGCGCGCACGCGATTCAGCGCGTGAAAAGCGAGCCCGTCTGCGAGGCGATCGCCGCGCAATCCACGCTGCTTTCCACCGAGACCATCTCGAAAAAGCTCGCGTCCGGGTCGGAGTTCGGCTCGGACTGCGGCTGAAGGGTCACCAGGATCTCGTTAGAAGCCCCCAGGACCGATTGTTCATCGCTCCAGGTCACACGGCCCTCGATCCGACCATCGTCGGTCTGGGAGCCCACCAGCGCGTTTGAGGAGCGCTGCACCAGGTAGATATCGCCGCTGATGAAACCTTCCACCGAGACGGTGATCCCGGGGTTGCCGTCGCCGTCCTGGTCGTAGACGCGCGGGTCTTCGGCATCTTCGGGGAGCGGGTCGTTGCGCAGATCATCAAAATTCTGCGCGCCGCGAACCTCGTAAATCGTGGGCAGCACCAGGTTTCCATCCACAAAAGTACCGCCGCGCTCGGTGATGGGCAGCGAGTTGACCAGCGCATCGGGGATGGTCGGCGCCACGCCGGCGGCTTCGCCCTCAATGGTCACGTCGCAGGTCTCGGTGGTCACGGTGAGGTTCTGGCCGTCGCTTGAGATATCCATGCGCAGAATGGAGACGGTGTCGCTCTGCGACTCCCCAACCACCGGCACCTCGGCAACCCCGGAGGTGACCATTTTGGCCGCCCACACCCCGTTGATGTCCACCTCCACCGGCTCGTCGTTGACGTCGGGCTCCAAAGCCACGTCGGGCGCATCGTCCACGTCCGGCGCGGCAGCGTCGGGCTCGTCGCCGGCATCGGCGTCACCCGCGTCGCCAGCGTCGCTCTCCAGGCCGGCGTCTGCGTCGACGTTGTCGTCGCCGCGCGGCGACTCATCTTCGCCACAGGCCATCATCGAGGCGCTCAGCGCCACCACCAGCATCCAACAGCTCAGCTTCGTGTTCATCGTTACAGCTCCTTTTACGGCGTTTCGCGGCAGTATCCGCACGGGCAATTCCGCGTCGTTCTCACTTTGGTTTAGCGTCGGGATCGGGGATTTCTCGATCGTTTTATGATGTCCACACTCGAGAGACCAGCCTCATTGCCTCGATCGATGATCCGGCGAAGGCCGGCCTGCGACGCGCCCGAGCGCCCGATTCGCCGGGCGTTGCAACGGGCACCACACATTAAAAAAACGCCCGGACAAAAACACTGGCGCCGCCGAGCCAGCCCGCGGCCTCAAAACCCGGATATCCCGGATTATTCGTCTGCAAGCCCCGCGATCCTTCAATCGGCTCGCCCGACCCGGAGTCGACCGCATCGGGGAACTCATCGATCACCGGATCTTCGCTCAAGGGGTCTTTGGTGGTCTGTCTGGCAAAAAGCCAGTGGGCCTGAAGCTGGGCGCCGAGCTCCAGGGTGGGGGCGTCGCCCTGGCCCTCAACGCGCCAGGCGTAGCCGCCGCCGACGACCAGGCGATCGTTGTCGACGTAGTTGGAGCGGCCGTCCTGGTCCGGGACGGGGCTCGGCGCCCACTTCAGGTCCAGGCCGAGCTCGGAGCGACCGTGGGTCAGGCCGGCTGCCAGGGTGGGACTCAATGTGTCGCGCCAGGGGAGCGCGGGGCGCTCTCCGTGGCGGTCCAGATAATGGGACCAGCGGGCGTACTGGAGCTGGGTGGCCAGCCGGAGCTCGGTGTGGGCGTTCAGCGTGTGGGTGAGCGAAGCGCCGGCGGTGGCCCGCCAGGGCTCGTAGTCATAGACGAAGCGAAAACGCTGCACCACCGCATCTTCGCCCTCGGGATACGCCGCCGGGAAGTTCCAGAAACGCAGCCGGCTCTCCCCCTCCACCATGCTGAAGCTCTCGCCATGCACGCTGAGCGTCGCGGCGATCGCGCCGCCTATCTGCGCCCGCAGCCCGCCGTAGGGCGCAAGCCGGGCTTTAACGCGCACCTCCGAGTTGATCCGGCTCTCGGATTGGTCGAGGGCGTCGGGCAAAAAGATCGCGTTCTGACTCACCGCGTCCTGCACCATCGTCGCGCCGATGCCCAGGCTCAGCCAGTCGAGCGGGCGGCTGGCCAGCGCCAGCGCAAAGTGGCTCCCCACCAGACGGTCCTTGAAACGCTCAAAATAGAGAGAGTTCGAAAAATACTGCTCGCGCTCATCGCTATAGAAAGGCACCTGCGCGGCAAATCCCTCGGTGGCCAACGTGGCGTAAAACCCCACCGTGAGCCGATCGTTTGCAAGAATGGGCGCGGTGGCCCCCAGCGTCAGGTAGAGGTGTTCGGCGTTGGGGTCGGCGCTGCCGCGCGCCTCGGGGATGTCGTTAGTGGCGAAGGGTCGAGTGCTTAAGGGGCGGCGCTGGCCATTCTCATCGAGCTCGCGTGCCTGGTAGACCTCCTCGCCCACATCGGCACCGGCCGGGCGCGCATTCAGGTCGATGCGCAGCCTTGCCGCCAGCCCGAAGATGCCCAGCTCACCCCGGCGCGGCTGCCCCGCCAGCAGGGCCGGATTAAAGTAGGCAGCCGAGGCCGAGGTCGAAAAGGTCGAGGCGCTATGCGGGTGAAGCGACGACGTCTCCCCAACAAGCTCCCAGAGCGGTGAGGCCACCGCCGGCGTTGCCCCCATCATGGTCAGAAGAAGAACGAAAGACGCCGCATAACCCCTGCGTCTCGACACGCGCACCCACTTCAACATCAACTCCGTGCGCGTCGCGCAAGATCCCGAACATCATCCTCAGCGGCGCTGCCACGTCTGGAAGAACTCGTAATAATCTTCAAAGCCACCCAGCTTCTGCACCCCGCTGACATCATCAGGCGCGCCGCTGCCGCCAACGACAATGTCGAGTTTGGGGTCGGTGAGCTCGCGCAGCGTCTCCAAAAACGCCCGAGAAGCGGCCGGGTTGGCGTACTGCGACATGCTCAGCGCGATGCCGTGCGCGCCGGACTGCTGCGCGGCCGCCGCGATATCTTCCACCGGGGAGTTCGCGCCGATGAAGACGACGCGCTGGTTGGCCACCGCCGCGATCAGCGCCGCCATATGCAGCCCCAGGCAATGCTGCTCACCGCTGAGCGTGGCCAGAATCACCTTATTGCCCCGCGCCATATCGCTGAGCGGGCGCCAGGCCGCCGCCAGAAAGTCCCGCACACATTCGCTGGCAAAATGCTCATGGAGCACGCTCAACCGCCCCGACGCCCAGCCTTCTCCCAGCGCGACCAGAAAAGGTCCAACCCGCTCCTCGACGAAGCCGAGCGCGTTCATGCGGCTCCAGTCCAGGCGCATCTGCCCTTCAAGGCGCTCGCGGTCGAGCTGGCCCACCGCGTCGAGCCAGCGCTCCAGCCAGCCCTCGCTCTCCGCCGAACGCAGAGACTCGCCACCGTTTCGAGAGGCCTTATCGCCGGCCTGTTCCTCGGCCGACTCGCTCTCGTCGGTGCCGCTGTGCTCAAGCAGCTCTTCGAGCTCCTCGCGGCTGCGCCCCTGAAGCTGCGAGGGGCGATAACCTACGGCCAGCACCGCGGTGATCAGGCGAAGATGCTCGATCGTCTCCAGATCGTAGATGCGGTGGCCGGCCTCGTTTCGACGCGAACGCGGGAACCCGTAGCGACGCTCCCAGGTGCGGATGGTCTCCACGGGCACGCCGGTCGCCATGGAGAGCGCGCCGATATTTAATGTGGCTTCTTCCTCTGTGCTCATGGGACGATCAACTCGCATAAGTCTTGATGAACATCTTATGAACCCCTGTCATACCGAAATTGAGCACGTAATCGCAAATGTGAATAGCTTTTGAACACTCTCTTGAAGTGTTCCTCCGACGATACACGCTCGGAGTGTGGTAGCGCACCCTGCTCTCCGGCGCTACGTAAGCTCATCACGCATCCAGCGATGGCCAGCCCCCTGGCAGGATTTCTCGCCGGCGCCTTGTCGCCCCGATGTCGGGTGTTTAAGTCCCTGCCAGTAGCATGACGTAGGCGCGCCGCCCGCAGAGCGGGACTTAAGGCGCGTCAGACTTTTTCCACAGAGTTTTTCACAAGGAGCCCCCGATGGGCATCATGGTTGACGGCGTCTGGCGTAGTGACACCTGGGTTCGCGATAATGAGGGGCATTTTCAGCGCGATCCCACCACCTTCCACCACCAGGTGGTCGACGAGCCCGGCGCGCGATTTACCCCGGAGGCCGGACGCTACCACCTCTACGTCTCGTACGCATGCCCCTGGGCCCACCGCACGCTGATCGCCCGCGCGCTGCTGGGGCTCGAAGAGGTCATCGACGTCTCGGTGGTGCACCCGCATATGCTCGAAGGGGGGTGGAGCTTTGAGACCGACTTTGCGGCCACCACCGGCGACCGCCTCCACGGCAAAGATTTTTTGCGTGAGATCTACCTGCTGGCCGACCCCGACTACTCAGGCCGGGTGACCGTGCCGGTGCTCTGGGACACGAAGGAAAACACGATCGTCAACAACGAGTCCCGCGAGATCATCCGGATGTTCTCGACGGTCTTCGCTCCCCTGGGCACGGCCAACCTCGATCTTGCGCCCGAAGCACTTCGCGGGGTGATCGATGAGCGCATCGACGCGATCTACGAGCCGGTCAACAACGGCGTCTACCTCTGCGGCTTCGCCACCACCCAGGAGGCGTACGAAGAGGCCCTCGGCGAGCTCTTTGATGCGCTGGGTCATTGGGAGAAGTATCTGGGTGAGCACCGTTATCTGGTCGGCGACACCTTCAGCGAGGCCGACCTCTGCATGTTCACCACCCTCCTGCGCTTTGACCCGGTCTACTACGGGCACTTTAAGTGCAACCTCAACCACGTCTATGAGCTGCCCAACCTCTGGAACTACCTGCTGGAGCTCTACCAGATGCCGGGCGTGGCCCAGACCTGCCACATCGACCATATTCAGCAGCACTATTATTACAGCCACGACATGATCAACCCCACCCGGGTCGTGCCTAAAGGCCCGGCGCTCAACCACCTGGCCGCCCACGATCGCGATCGACTGGTCGGGGAGCTTGCAAAGCGGGGCTGATCGTAAAAACACGCGCTTCAGCGCGCGCTCTGCATGCTGACGTAGGTTTGCCCGTCGTAGCTGTCGCGGTAGACGATCAAGGTCAGCGTGTAGCCCTCGCGGCTGTAGGAGCGCACCTGAGAGACCTCGTAGGGCGCGCTGCGCTCGCGCTGCATCGCGGCCAGCCCGCGCATTACCGGCTCGAGCTCCCAGCCGTAGCGGGCCATCTCGCGCTCGTAGAAGCCCAGGGTGGCGTTGATGGAGTTCGGGCTGCGGTAGAGGATGGCGTGAATGCCCGCCTCCTCCTCGGTGCCGCTGATGCGCGAGACGCGCGTGCACCCGGTGCATACGGGCACCTTGTACTCAAAGGGATGCACGCTGCCGGGGGCATGATTGCGGAATTTTGAGAGATCGAGGGCCTGATCGCTCCACACCGCGGTGATCGTCGTATTCAGCGACCCTTCCTCCCGAAAGGCGTCGACGTAGCGCAGCGCGCGCACAGTGTCTTCGGGGGTCTTTGCGCCCCCCTGCATCTCGACGATGGCCTCCTTCCAGTCGGCCGCTC
Proteins encoded:
- the istA gene encoding IS21 family transposase, whose protein sequence is MQDLHQKYPFVARFQGGNEMMTPDDVAAMVRLHMLGWGSRRIARELKISRNTVKRYLREGGYVAYKKPARKRTLQELEGWLRERFLLHKGNADVVRQELESKHDISVSLRTVQRAVAPFRQELVAEAKATVRFETPPGKQLQVDFGTIKVEVGGEPKSVQLCVLTLGYSRRTFVQAFGCQRLSQWLEAIESSFHHFGGVPQELLIDNASPLVKIHDVAQGRVEFTRGLEDFCRHWGVRPRACAPYRARTKGKDERMVQYVKRNAIAGRSFESWSALEAHLQWWMREVADKRIHDTVKERPIDRFEREEKQALRPPGEHPRYTARRELRRRVKSDATVEVDTNHYSVPWRHLGRTVEVIVTDEEVRLYLNNEPLATHRRGRGRDARIIEPGHLDGVVRGRQDLIDRALANTPAEPAPEREQRRYALLRPLSDYEAVVGGER
- a CDS encoding FAD binding domain-containing protein — its product is MTTHVEFWLNDRRVITDVPDGMLVLDYLRKDRLLTGTKEGCKEGDCGACSILIGEVVEGVMRYQPVTSCLTPVGEMHGKHVVSIEGLNLPGKLNPVQQAMVDRVGSQCGFCTPGFIVSMCWYMMAARETPTLEGFQRAFSGNLCRCTGYAAINRASLDLVENFGPGGQWESIWQADDRLGALMEAGLLPGYFAEMPKRLEAIGDLEEVPRDDADVIDFFVAGGTDLYVQKGELLPRAQVKILNRHPEMKGIRKEGDTLHIGALTTFEEFGASEDVVAFIPQIQDYLHLIASLPLRNRATIAGNIINASPIGDMTAIMLALDTTLVFARGETTREVELKRFYKGYKTFDKHPAEVMTEMVLKVPAAGTGVYFEKVSKRRCLDIATVNSAAKLRISDEGVVEEASLTLGGVAATPLWLEKTGEFLNGEVLTDALWREALRIAHTEMSPISDVRGSADYKRLLATQLLTAHVVKAAPERVSLDAMLAI
- a CDS encoding molybdopterin cofactor-binding domain-containing protein, which produces MTEKHLDAELHTRGTSLYVDDVAPPAGMLHAAIYGSPVAHGRVKALHLDKARRAPGVVAIYTGEDVPGENQIGPVLLDEPLLATDLVEYHGHPMAMVVAETSEDARHALTLIEAEIEPLKVITCPRVAHEAGHILGTPRTFAMGDTAAAFADCDIVVEGRSDVGGQEHLYLETQRARAVPTEGDRIRVYSSTQSPYAVQKACAKVLGLPTHRVEVDVIRLGGGFGGKEDQATAWACLAALACQITGRPTQLVLHRLDDLRMTGKRHPYSADYKIGLSKEGKILAFEVKHFQNAGAKTDLSLAVLERTLFHSTNSYFIPNVRAYAASCRTNLPPNTAFRGFGGPQGMFVIESAIAHAAEVMGVDRSELQKKNLIQEGQSFPYGQQAERARAQRTWDEAEEGFDVAAWQKDIDAYNAKHSATKKGLAAMPICFGISFTATFLNQASALMHVYTDGSVSLSTGGVEMGQGLSSKLVRIAAQALRISPHRIKVETTNTTRIANMSPSAASATTDLNGSATILAAEELRRRFRELLARELGVQDPENFTFEDEKVFYCDEPTEWTWEKLVAHAYLSRVSLSAHAFFATPNVWFDKQKETGRPFAYHVFGTAWTEVTIDTLRGTYHIDRVRLVHDLGRTLNENVDLGQIEGGLAQGIGWMTLEELAFAEDGRLTSHALSTYKAPDGDALPDEIDVRLLEDADNPVGPFGSKAVGEPPLMYGIGTFFALRAALRAAAPEADLAFNAPMTPEKVMMQLHHSRLRKLWETPPTSTAAPAAAGE
- a CDS encoding XdhC family protein gives rise to the protein MLNPTLWRYVLARLEAGQPVHLTHVGWHSRHSPGTTGASLAVAADGATEGTIGGGIMEAELIQRAVALLQGWTPQEGAGLEVRELEHRRKATRGERSGLFCAGQQTNLSYIVAPEQASVVRRILELLQADKPGWIEVGSQGLRLDETTPPELPPIRFERPTSDDVLLRAQLLNWKRIAIIGGGHCGLALSRVMAQLGYAVTIFDTRHDVFTLQQNRWATHTVVVDDYVEAGRRIRQPEWTHVVVMSADVDSDIRGLIGVLRLEEGAGPFPYVGVMGAPAKLARIRSALKEAGVDEDAIGRLYAPIGLPMTSNTPEEIAISVAAEILQERERLFPFTAAPSP
- a CDS encoding MerR family transcriptional regulator; this translates as MSTEEEATLNIGALSMATGVPVETIRTWERRYGFPRSRRNEAGHRIYDLETIEHLRLITAVLAVGYRPSQLQGRSREELEELLEHSGTDESESAEEQAGDKASRNGGESLRSAESEGWLERWLDAVGQLDRERLEGQMRLDWSRMNALGFVEERVGPFLVALGEGWASGRLSVLHEHFASECVRDFLAAAWRPLSDMARGNKVILATLSGEQHCLGLHMAALIAAVANQRVVFIGANSPVEDIAAAAQQSGAHGIALSMSQYANPAASRAFLETLRELTDPKLDIVVGGSGAPDDVSGVQKLGGFEDYYEFFQTWQRR
- a CDS encoding glutathione S-transferase family protein; amino-acid sequence: MGIMVDGVWRSDTWVRDNEGHFQRDPTTFHHQVVDEPGARFTPEAGRYHLYVSYACPWAHRTLIARALLGLEEVIDVSVVHPHMLEGGWSFETDFAATTGDRLHGKDFLREIYLLADPDYSGRVTVPVLWDTKENTIVNNESREIIRMFSTVFAPLGTANLDLAPEALRGVIDERIDAIYEPVNNGVYLCGFATTQEAYEEALGELFDALGHWEKYLGEHRYLVGDTFSEADLCMFTTLLRFDPVYYGHFKCNLNHVYELPNLWNYLLELYQMPGVAQTCHIDHIQQHYYYSHDMINPTRVVPKGPALNHLAAHDRDRLVGELAKRG